The window gagtgacccctagtgtcactacatcgacacaatgtcgagtgagtgacagatagggaatcgtACAGTATATGTTTTACCTACTTAGAAATGTAAATTGAAAAGGTTTGACAGGAGTAAAAAAGGCACCACTAACAGCAGCAAAAGACAATTGATATTATTACGGGACAAACCAGTTAACTGGTCCTGCATCTGGGAAGAGCATTTAAAACTAACATGGGTACAGTGTGACacacagtattttcacaaagtttaatagcATAAGTTGTATTTAAATGCATTCATATTTTCACGTTTAGCAGCAAAgtaaatgtacagtgcaaaatatggTGAGCAAATATCCAGTCGTGTCGGAAgctacatttttgtttgctttggttGCTCCGTGCGTGTTTAGAGAGCATCTCTATACatgtaaaacaatttataaaataataatcacaatttaCTCAACAGTGCTGTGGCATCACCTCAGTAGACTGAAAAGttatgggtcaaaagcctactcgttgttagGTGGTCCATatgacagatcaatatttaagtccttttttatgataaattctccttcctgcccagtaggtgacgatatgcatggagaatgcgaatcaccaaaaacaaaagaagaataatgtgaaagtgaaagttgagactgatagtaaaaaaggacttaaatattgatctgtttcacactcgcacctatcatatcacttctgaagacatagatttaaccactggagtcgtatggattactgttatgcagcctttatgtgcttttggagcatcaacatttttgtacccattcacttgcattgttaagacctacagagctgtaatattctcctaaaaatcattgtttatgttcaacagatgaaagaaaatcaaacacatcggggacagcatgagggtgagtaaatgatgagagaattttcatttttgggtaaactatccctttaatgccctCCAGGACTATAGAAACCAGTGAACTCAGTGAACCGTAGAGAGTACattaatatgaagacaaagccaaattcCTGAGATTTTTAGCCAATTTTTAAACTCTATTTctgatccaaaaaaaaaacaaacaaacaaaaaaacaggacaTATGTCCCCATACATTAAATGTGCTAAATTGTGATGTCAAATATTTTTAAAGACCAAGGAGAAATCccaaaacatttggtatctctgaaaagcccattGTGTCTACTTTAAGATACCCTAAGATGTACAATGGTGGCAAGGAGGGTCtttgagaaatatatataaaaaacaaaatgtcctcTACAAAAGACAGCAGTGAATGACTGGGTCTCAAGAGGTTATTTTGACAAAACTGCAGCTTGATTGTAAATGacagccaataaaaatattcacaagtgatatttactttGAATTTATTTGGTTCTCatttttcatctcaagcatgctcttcactggcaCATTTGTAAACTGGATTAACAAGTGCACTAATTTCTGAAAAGAAATTTAGGGCAAAATTTGTTTGGTGTGGCGGAAATGACCAAAAGTcgtaacttttgaaaaaaaataaataaataaaaaaaaaatatatatatatatatatatatatatatatatatatatatatacagtatatttacgtTTTCTGTAACTTTGAATTTAACTCCACACAGCACAAGATTTGTTTTTCAATGCTTTTAATGATTTTAAGAGTCtttcagagatttttttttaattttttttatataagataTACAGTCTTCAAGGTAAAGTTACAgaattattcttattattcttatttctGCAGATACAGCAACAATATTGAAATGTATGCAGTAACAAATGATCTCAAAGTCTTTGAGCACAAAGAAAGCCCATTAAAGTTGAACACAGCTCATCGTTCCAACGGCGTTCACCTGAATGGACATAAAATACACTTATGACCATAATAGTTGTGTCTGAATTAAAATAGGGCATAGCCATTTATAAGTCACAGTACAAAACAGTacaaatttcatttaatttatattacAGTTGAATGTGAAACTAACACACCAGGATCATAAAGAAATATTGAAAGATTCAAGAACCCAGATTGCTTTCTTACTGTTCCGGCTGATCTCCAAGCAGCTCTCAGGAACATTTTTGTAATTGTTCGGTTCTGTAGAGCCCCAGTAGGTGAATTGAAAGACAGACCCATCAGTCCACATCCATTGACCATCCTAATGAGTGAAAACAGTAAAACTGCACTGCTTTTCTCCATCCAGTCATTGCATTATTGCTTATCCGCATGTTTAAAGCATTTAAGTCACTTCACAACGTGACTGCTGTTTCATCGTCATTTTAAAATTAGAATGACTTACTTGTTCACCATCATGACCGCCAATCCAAGCACGTGAGGATCCAGGCACTAGACTCAGTAGaaagtcattgtccattttgctCTGCACAGATGCCAGATTTCCATCAACGGTTTGACAGGTTTTCTGAAAGATTCACAATTTGTTTTGGTCAATATTTGCTCATTATTAGTTTCctgcattatttattttctagcctgatctcatgaaaattacttaACCGTAGCAACATTTGTGCAAAAAGATATtaagtggttcattacacgtttcgcggcagtttcgaggtgaaatggcAACAATTAAAtagtctcccaaacagatgaggtttttaaggttaattctctACCACccttccctaaaccttaaacctaaacctaaccgatagcatcattaaaagcaaaagtgagatgaaagcacaatttctgaagcaaccacctcattTTGTAGTGCTTCAAGTAGTCatctcacgtgctcttcaggactcgtatcttCGCATCGTAAGTGCAACAGTTCATTAATAGagatgtagttggttatgtaatgtaatgttaaaatgcatcgccttacaagtcatgcactatagtaaaagtatttagatGTGCTGAaatgcattgtgtgaggaacaaggtgaaaaggaagtgtttgtgaactgataatctgcccttttacttgtgatttgtgtgaaagtgaataaaattcaatgtttttgtagtgcctctagttttTGTTTTACCAGTCGCGATacttacataaaaataatttagcagaaATGTAAGTATAGTGACATGATTGTAAGAGAGAAAAttgatattttcattaaaaaaagaataaaaaaacaaactttaactAACGTTACCTCTGCTGTTGGCCAGTTAACATTCTGAGAGAAGTATTTGTAGCATTGTACTCCAAAAGGTTTCCATCCAAAGGGGCACCTCTCAGCTGCACAGTATATAAACTTTAGTGTCTTACAATATGCACAACTAACAACactttattatgtattttatttatgtatatttttgtgtatATGTGCACTGCAAATATATGGATTTCACACACTGTCAGACCTTCATTTATTACAAcatcattatattgattaatattgTAAGTTTTCTGTTATCCATCTCCATTACTAAACAACTCGTTACATTTTTGGCAAAATTCTGATTGTTTTAACATTCCAACTTGAATGACATTGAGTTTTTGCAGTGGTACATAAATGTTACCTGCTGCATTCTGCAGGAAGAATATAAAGAAAAGAAGCAGAAGATTTCTCAGCATTGCCAtgataaacctggaaataaataaGCAGTAAAGGTAATATGTCTGCACTCATGCTGTATACTGCACACACAGTGAATGTTAAAGACAAAGTACAGAGGTACTTGAAGAAGAAAGTTTGAGTATAGTGTTGCAGTAAAAACTTACCAGGTTTTTCAGATCGTTGCCTTTAGTTTCAGTGAAGATTGTGTGACGCTTCAGAACTGATCTTGCGTTTTTAAACAACAGATAAACTCCACCTGATACTTCATAGTGTGTTAACATTGAGGAAAAGACTTTAAATCAACATATGATCACATGAGCATGCCGACTAATGAATAGtaatattaacaatatttaagcatatttaaGCTTTACATATCCTGATAAGAGAGTTtaccattttaatatttacaagTGTACTTTTCTTAAATAATTATGCAGTATACCGGAGATCCTGATGCACTTTCAACAAAGAAATGATCACTCTTTCCTTATTTACCCTTTCCACTCCCATTTATGGATTTTCCAGTAGAGATGATTGAAAGATTACAGTTTTGATAGGCTTAGTAAAAATAATGAAGACAATTTATAATGTAAATAATTCAATTCATTCTCAACTATTGCACTGTGTTATTTCCTCATGTCCCCCAGAATATCTTTGGcaaaaataaatcattacatttatcttTTTCCACATATAATTAAGAGTTTAGTATTACATTCTCtctgtgtcccttgatttattgtccGCTCTGTTATGTCACGATACTATGACCTTTAATTGAAGTTATATCttatgaaatgacatcacactggaggtggacatcagccattcagCAAAATAATTTTGAGTTGTTTGAAGTGTGTAactcttttgttttattcatgttttcctttcttttgtcaacgtgtccaccctgttattggaagATATATGGGACATTAATGTAATttcaatatatgtatatatatacagtgtataaagACGTTTTGTGACAGCCTCTCGCTTAACAATATCTGGGTTTCCATTGAAACGGTTTGCATTTTGTAAAAATGAGACAAAATGCAAATAAGGAAAATAGAAATCCTTGCCCGTTTCCATCCAGTATATTGATCTATCCATTAcgttatcttgagggagcccgccttgtcatgatggagcagctgaatgactttATTTGCAGGACTGGAGCAATTAtaccttgttttattaaatgctgctagGAGACGCCAcataataagtgtaatatctgatataaagaGGGCTGAAATGGGCTGCTATGCCCACACGCCACCAGCCTGCGCATACCTGGGAGCACCCGCACTCAAagctgttctggtggattgtgaggacccactttggGTTAAACATTTCCGAATGTCAAGAGctttgttcaaagaattgtgtgcctaGGTTGGACCTGTCGTtaggccagtcacatcaagcctCACAGGCTTGGCACTAATGAACTTTCACAAAGACTTTGGAATAAAAAGAGCGAGAGGACCAGGAGGTTGAACTTTTCACTgtaaggttttttattttaatctgaaATGTAAGACAAGACTAATGCTTTGTTagtaatatacaccgatcagccactacattaaaagcacctgcctaatattgtgtagctccccctcgtgctgacaaaacagcaccaaccctcatctcagaatagcattctgagatgctattcttctcaccacaattgtacaaagcatttatggggggcagtggtggctcagcagttaaggctctgggttactgatcagaaggttgggggttcatgCCCCAGCACttccaagatgccactgttgggcccttgaacaAGGCCCTTgaacctatctgctccaggggcaccatatcatggctgaccctgcactctgaccccagcttagctggaatatgtgaaaaaaagaatttcactgtataaatgcaaatgtataatatctgataaataaatgcaattataattatctgagttaccatagactttttcaaaccagtctagccattctctgttgaccactctcatcaacaaggcatttctgtccacagaactgccactcactggatgtttttgtttttggcaccactcggtggaaattctagagactgttatgtgtgaaaatcccaggagatcagcagttacagaaatactcaaaccagcccatctggcaccaacaatgttCATCTTAATTTTGTTCAGCTGGCTGGCGAAACAAAAAATagttatgcatttaaaaaaaaaaaaaaaaaaataataataattatttgaacTTGATATCTGAACTTGAACTCCTATCAAAACATCtttaatatctttcaaagattccaTGCCATAAactttgcaagctttggcaaatataatcaaaatgttttagacTAGCTTTTCCAAGGGGCTCATTGTGGCAGCCTggtaacttttaaacaaatatttgttaCCTGGTGTACTGATAAAAACCTGCACACCTGTCTCACAAGAGTTGCCTAAAGCACATCAACAATTCAGAATGGATTTTCTTGCCATTTTTGCTGCAATATGTTTCATACTTGCCCTGAATGGTCTGTGGGCATTCCATGTTCTTGTTATATGAGAATAAGATTACCTTTATGTTAATCTCCTTGAAATGTCCTTGTAACAGGGTTCATTCGTGGAGGAGGGAAAGGTGGAAGTGGGAGGCAatgaatccaactcaaaaggaATTTTATTTTCACAACTTAAAGAAAATGTCACACTCAACACTGCGGGCTGCAGGAACTGCACACACGTGCAGGCTCAGCTCTTTTTCCCTCTCTGAggttttgggcagccttttatctccccgcttctcactgtgaacatagaaatcacaattatcagcaattcatctcaggtgaaaacacttaccgcttcctctctccccagacgaactCAGTTCGGGGGAACAGCGCAGCCTGCCTCTAGAGCGGAAGTCctcgacagccatctgcgccctcggcctatggaccacctcaaacataaacggctggagtgccagatactaATGGGTGATCctggcattggcatccttcatgcggtggagccattggagcagggCATTGTCCtaacagagggtgaatgcccaTCCCagcaaatagtagcggagagtgaggaccgcccactagATGGCATAGAGAGCTTCCAACTAATGTACAGAACCagacgctcctccccctccaccacttggcACAATActgcacccagccccctgtccgatgtgtctgtctgcaaaacaaaagggagaatgCAGAagtggcccaccacaaagtgcagcttttacctgcgtgaatgtttgttggcacggctccgtccactggaccgggtctggagctccctttttagtgagatcagtcagctggtgacgtctgaataatgtTATGCAGCCGGGACTGATGTTTttgcgcctgtagcaaattctcctgttatAGTCatcccagtgtgtggagttttgctctcagatcaagaacgtattgaatttcatttttgctctgtgagcTCTCCTCCCAGTTTTCCTTCATTACATCTAACACGGCATCggggcttacgcccatataacaattcaaatggggaaaaccctgtggaggcttacGGGACCTCTTGCACAGTAAATAACAGtggtttgagccacttatcccagttctgAGCATCTTTGTGTACGAACTTACGCATCATAttctttaaggtcttattaaattgttcgaccaagcTATCCGTTTcgggatggtacacgcttgtccgaatcgatttaatacccaatagtTCGTACAGCTCGCATAGTAAACATGACATAAAAgctgtgccctgatcagtgaggatttctttctgaatccccaaaattagtggatgggtgaggcgaggactaaccactgcctcaatattatgcttttgtcccctgAATATTACGGCGACGGTCACTTtaggataatcatgaatatccctgtgcacacacctccCCTTTATCCAATTATTTGCATCCGATGCCCCGTTTTGAACCAagatggaggtttgattacaaccagaATCCAcaaaggcttggtatgtacccccctcaatactcacgggtatttggtatgtccctgcTCGATCGGAGGCAGTCTGTGGGGTGCACTGCTCGTGCCATGACCCGGCTCCCAgtaactccagcagaccggctcAAGCCTCCCGCCCATACTCGTGGCCACGGACTCCTTCACCTGGAATGAAGAGTGGAGAGAGACAGGGTTAGGTGGATCAGTAGACCCCCAAGCCCGAGAGGCCAGTCTTGGGGAAATGGAACAGGACGGAAGGAAAGGGGGTGGGATGGGGGTGACAGGGAAGGTGACATTAGTGGAAGGAAAGGCAGGGGCACACCTGCACCTGGATACGCTGCCAGATGTTCCTCCTTGGCCCGCACCCACCGGTGGTAGGCGTTGTGGAGCtgctgggtgaaggcaaacgggaaGCCGACCTAACTCAGTGTTAAGGAGCGGAAATGCTGGCAATGATCTTCCAGGCTACAACGTACCCATTGCAAGATTGTCTTCTTCAGCACTGATTAGTCCAGGAAGTTGGCGACCAGAAGCTGTTGTGCCACGATATGGGCttccctggtcagcagtggtagaTGCACCTCCCACTGGCCCTTTGGCCACTTTAGCGCTTCAGCTGTATGCTCAAAGAGCTCCAGGTGTGCTTCTGGGTCATCTAGGGTGCCCATCTTGGTAAGCAACACGTGGGGGTGACTGTTCCCCTCCTGGGAAACCAAGCTCTACAGCACCTGCCGATCTTCTTCCTAGGCCCAAAAGAGCACCTCAAAGCACTGCTGCTGCTCTCTTCTGAGTTCCAATAGGGCCTGTTGCTGgccttggtggatgctggcaaggggcTGGAAGACTTCTTCCAGTGGTGACGACTCCATGATAGCGTATCCTCTTCCTCTAAATCCCGgatttcagcaccaatgtaacatggaggagggaaaggaggaagcgggaggcaACAAATCCAAAtcaaaaggtattttattttcaCAACTTAAAGAAAATGTCACACTCGACATCATGGGCtgcacggacacacacacacgtgcaggcTCGGCTCTCTATCCCTCTCtggggttttgggcagccttttatCTCCCCGCCTCttactgtgaacatagaaatcacaattatcagcaattcatctcaggtgaaaacccttaccgcttcctctctccccagacgaacacTCGGCCATGTCCTCGCCTCCACAGTCCTTGTCTTAATtgtaatatttaatgtttaacaagTATAGCAACTAAAACATACGGGAGagcaaaataaatgatcaatcagCTTTTATTACACCATAATCCAAAACAAATTTTgatataattacatattttattattattaatatacagAATATGTTAGAATAAATGATAGCAATTTCTAAAACTCCAAAACACCACAGAATAtgtattttcttatttctttctttgtaATTAAAAAACACTAATACTTTGATTGTATTAACATATTCATTGTAATGATTTATAAATAGACCACTGAAAaccactgtgatgaggaggagggcgtggccgggccatgaggatgcacgcccggcgctgagttgcccaatcagcaggagagagataaaggaggagccggggacgccagagagagagagacgcacacgacCGCTGTGTGTTCATCAATGTGTCGTTGTGTTTTAGTTCTGCattttatgttgtaattaaaCTCTTGTTGATTGTTAAAcgggttcctgcttcctcctttccctaccgaacaagaggcttgtctgccacaaccACTTATCTGAATAGACTATTTGCAGAACTCATCCCACTGTGGTGTTTCTCTGAATGTCAGAAACAGGTTGAATACAGTGTTCTTCAGCTCACCACTCTTAAAATTCTTCGTCTAGAAGACAAGCATCACAGACAAAAAGAATGTAttttcaaaatgaaaactgaatcaTTTAATTTTTGCACATATTTTACAGTGGAAATGAAATGGTTAATGAGGTTTTAATTCGAATTTTTATCActgcatttgtttatttaataattgcagGTTTGACGTTCCATACCATGTAGGTTGTCTGTGACAACTGTATCACTCCCAAAAATATCTTGTTTTTGTTCGATCCCACTGCAAATTGTCCCCATACATTGTTTTATTGATCCCCAGCAGAAAATGTAGATAGTTCAGACAAGATTACAGTTAAGATCTCAGATAAGTTATTATTAAAATTCTTATCAAAGTACTTTTGCAGCATAACGACATCTGAAGATCTCAGAGCCTTTGAGCACAAAAAGATGAATGTTTCCTGCACTATGCACAGTCCCCAGGCTTTGCTATAATCAAATTTGACCAGCAGAGAGAGCCAATGTTACATGCAACCCATAAATCTTTGGCACCATTGGGAGTCGCAGTCATTTTACTTGCTGAACTATCAAGGCAGCCGTTCTGCAGGCTCTGTGGCTGTAATGATTGAGGCATTTCATCTGCtttgtaatgtacagtatactaTACAGTAACTTGTTACTTGTCCATTAATACATTTAAGATTCACATTTTGATTATAGGCTAAAAATGGTCTCACACATATTAAATGAGAGCATGACCTATCAGTTccgtaataaaatataattttcttttccATTAGTGAAACAGGGATGCAGGCTTCTAAATGAGGATAGCCTAGCTTTTCCCACTGTTTAAAAATAACCCCCTGGAAGATGCATAAAACCAAATATAGCTGTTTTTGGAACTGGACATTTCTGACCAGATGAAGAATGTACAAATGTATCTTTAACCCAAAATGGTATTGTTATTGTAGCATCAGGCCAGTGGTTGTGTGCGAATCTAAAACACATCTCAGTAGTGCAGTCTCTGTATTCTCATTGGTTTTgacatgtttgaatgcattagtttcaatatattattttcaaatgttttgattGAACTAATGTTGCATGGTGAAACCATCAAGTgaaaaattaaaaactaattttCCTTAAGCTTTGAATACATGTGATCTCATCACAGacattttaatcattattttcaaaaatattttaaaatataatgtttcgAATAATCAATAGATTTggacacaaaaaataaatgccacatcaTTAACCCTAATAATTACACATTCCTCTGCTCTTGCCCTAAGTTTCATTTTCCTGGGCTTTGAACTTATTACATAACCACTGCACACTGGAACAGCTCCATGTGATCTCTACATGTGCATGCAGTCAGCTGAACCTGAAACAATTCATAATGAGTGACCCGCAGGTGAATGCTTAGAAACACCAAAAGGGGTTCCATATAAAAAAAGATGAAGGCTTTGTATAATATTTTTCATATACTGTTTAAAGACCATATGAAATCAAAT of the Myxocyprinus asiaticus isolate MX2 ecotype Aquarium Trade chromosome 49, UBuf_Myxa_2, whole genome shotgun sequence genome contains:
- the LOC127438209 gene encoding ladderlectin-like; translated protein: MAMLRNLLLLFFIFFLQNAAAERCPFGWKPFGVQCYKYFSQNVNWPTAEKTCQTVDGNLASVQSKMDNDFLLSLVPGSSRAWIGGHDGEQDGQWMWTDGSVFQFTYWGSTEPNNYKNVPESCLEISRNSERRWNDELCSTLMGFLCAQRL